One part of the Solanum dulcamara chromosome 3, daSolDulc1.2, whole genome shotgun sequence genome encodes these proteins:
- the LOC129883541 gene encoding secreted RxLR effector protein 161-like codes for MIVRSLDVNKTPFRPPNENEELLGREVPYLSAMGALMYLANTTEPDIIFSVNLLVRYSSSLMRKHWKCVKHILRYLKGTVDMGLFYTNKYCVDLVGYVDASYLSDPHATRSQKGYLFTYGGIAIS; via the coding sequence atgattgttcgatcacttgatgTGAATAAAACTCCGTTTCGACCTCCaaatgagaatgaagaacttcttggtcgtgaagtaccatatctcagtgccaTGGgagcacttatgtatcttgctaacacaACAGAacctgatataatattttctgttaatttgctagtaAGGTATAGTTCTTCCCTGATGCGAAAACATTGGAAATGTGTCAAACATATTCTGCGATATCTAAAGGGGACTGTTGATATGGGtctgttttatactaacaaatatTGTGTAGACCTTGTTGGTTATGTAGATGcaagttatttatcagacccacatgcAACTCGATCTCAAAAAGGCTATCTGTTCACATATGGAGGAATTGctatatcatga